In Solanum lycopersicum chromosome 3, SLM_r2.1, the genomic stretch GAACCTGTGGATTTTGAAAACAGTGGAATTCTGTGGCTCCCACCTGAACCAGAAGACGAAGAAGATGAACGGGATGGAATGCtgtttgatgatgatgatgatgatggagatGCTGCAGGAGAATGGGGATATTTACATGCGTCAAGCAGTTTTGGAAGTGGTGAGTATAGAGGTAGGGACAGGTCAAATGAAGAGCAAAAGAACGTAGTCAAGAATGTTGTTGATGGCCACTTCAGGGCTTTAGTGTCTCAGCTTATGCAGGTTGAAAAACTTGTCATTGGTGAGGAAGAAGACAAAGAGAGTTGGTTGGAGATAGTTACATCCCTATCGTGGGAAGCTGCAACACTTTTGAAACCAGACACTAGCAAAGGTGGGGGAATGGACCCTGGGGGATATGTAAAGGTGAAGTGTATTGCATCTGGACATCGTAGTGACAGGTGAACAAAATAAAGCTTTTCATTTTGGTGCACTATATTGCTCAGCTCTTTGTTCGAATGTTGCTTCTCATATTTCATGGAGTTAGGATTAGTAGCTAGACAACTTCTGAAATTGGAGAATTGGAGCGTTATTGTGGTTCATGTATCTGCATGCACAATGTCTCACTGTCTGTCTGTCTCCCCCCTCCCTCCCTCCCTCTTTGCATGTGAGTCATTTGTGTCTGGTGAGATAGCTTGTGTTCCTCCCTTAAAACTTTCAATTCTTTGCCCTCGAGTAATATTTGGTGAAGTTGTAGCATTTCGATGAGTAAAGAGGTGTTTAGAGTCGGGGTTGCTTTTCCCTAGATTAACTTGTCTTATTGGGCTAGCTATAAATAGGGTGTGGCATAATTGGGCAGCTTTTATTTCTTGTGATTCTgttcttgcttcttcttcctgTGTTTTTATCTGCACTTCTTCAGCTCCTTTTGTTATTGTGTACATTTTGTCATATCTTCTCTTATTTGAACTCGTTCCATTAAATAGTGCTGTGGTGAAAGGAGTTGTCTGCAAGAAAAATGTAGCTCATCGGCGAATGACATCAAAAGTTGAGAAAGCCCGCATAGTAATCCTTGAAGGTGCTCTCGAGTACCAGCGCGTCTCTAACCACTTATCAAGTTTCGCTACATTGTTGCAGCAGGTTTTGATTATTTTACCTTTTCTTCAAAGACTTTTAACTGATAATGTAGTGCTCTTGtgcttaaaaatattttttgctaTTCAGGAAATGGATCATCTGAAGATGGCTGTTGCCAGAATTGATGCACACAATCCGGATGTTCTTCTGGTGGAAAAATCTGTTTCTCGCTATGCACAGGAGTACCTCTTGGAAAAAGATATATCACTTGTCTTAAACATCAAAAAACCAGTCTTGGAGCGTATAGCTCGCTGCACTGGTGGTCAAATAGTTCATTCAGTAGATCATCTCTCATCTCAAAAGATGGGATACTGTGACATGTTTCATGTTCAGAAGTTTTTGGAAGAACATGATACAGCTGGAGAGATTGGAAAGAAGCTTGTGAAAACACTGATGTACTTTGAAGGCTGTCCAAAGCCACTGGGATGCACCGTaagtttattataattacaaGAAGAATAAGATGTAGATTATCTATTGATTAGATATGATCTAAATAGTTATCTGAAACCTACTTTTGAAAAAGACCAAGTTCTTTTAACAAAAATCTTCGAAGTATTCCTTGgatattgaaatatttaattgGCTCTCTTTGCATGGGTTATCTCAGATATTACTCCGTGGTGCAAATAGAGATGAATTGAAGAAAGTGAAGCGCGTGGTTCAATATTCTATTTTCGCTGCTTATCATTTGGCTTTAGAAACATCCTTTCTTGCTGATGAAGGAGCTTCTCTTCCTGAACTTCCTTTGGATTCTCCGATAACTGTGGCACTTCCAGATAAGCCATTAACAATCGACAGATCCATCTCAACTATACCTGGTTTTATGATTCCTGCCGATGAAAGAACTCTAGGGCCGCTATCTGGCAGTGAGCCACAAAGGTCAATGAGTGCTCCGCCAACTGGCCTGGTCAAGGCTGTCAGCAATTGTGCTCAGAAAATGGGTGTGTTAGAGTCTCCTGGATTGTGTGCTACTAAAGACAACTTCTCTTCCTTCTGTAAGCCCTCTCTTGATCATGAATCTGAGATAGGTATCATGGATATGATGAAGTGCTCTGAGGTAAAAGCATCAGTAGCCAACGATGTCCAAGATGCCCATGGAAACAAGTTCCTTTCTACTAGTTTTGGTCCTTCACAGGAGGTTGATCAAGACATGTTGTCACAGAGTGTTCAAAATGATTGCAATACTATGGATGTGAACCAAGGTGGGGAAGACGCCCCTGATGATTTGACTTCTTTGAAGAAAGAGTTCTCTCCATCTCCATCCGACAATCAAAGCATTTTGGTTTCCTTGTCGTCTCGATGTGTTTGGAAGGGAACTGTCTGTGATAAGTCTCGTCTCTTTCGGATTAAATACTATGGCAACGTAGATAAGCCATTGGGTCGTTTTCTACGAGACCAATTGTTTGATCAAGTAATCTCTCCCTCCCTTTCTTTATGCTCGAAACATTTCCAATATGCTCAAGGTGACTGAAAGGatcttcacttttttttccttcaatttgTGTCTCAGAGTTACAGGTGTCATTCATGTGAGATGCCTTCAGAAGCTCATGTTCAGTGTTATACACACCGACAGGGTACTCTAACTATTTCTGTTAAGAAGCTGCTGGAAGTTCTTTTGCCAGGTGAAAAGGAAGGAAAAATATGGATGTGGCGCAGATGCCTTAAATGTCCACGCGATAATAAGGGCTTTCCTCCAGCAACTCGGAGAGTAGTAATGTCTGATGCTGCTTGGGGCTTGTCCTTAGGGAAGTTTCTAGAACTTAGCTTTTCAAACCACGCAGCTGCAAGTAGGGTGGCAAACTGTGGTCATTCATTACATAGAGATTGTCTTCGATTTTACGGGTATGATCTTACTCTCTTGGTAGTATGAAATGCTTTCTCCTTATTGGTCACACACAATATTTAATACGTTGGCATGATTCTATAGTTAATGGTCAAAAAGACTAAGCGATGATGATAATATATCTTGCTGGAAAATATTGAAACGTTGAGTATTTTGCAATACTCATTTTGTAACTTTTGCAGCTTCGGAAAGATGGTTGCTTGCTTTCGCTATGCATCCATTGATGTTCACTCAGTATACCTTCCTCCCTCAAAACTGGATTTCAACTATGAGAATCAGGAATGGATAGAACATGAAGTGAATGAGGTAAAAAGAATGTGATTGGATTTTGAGTTGCTGGCATCTGATATCCCCCTTTACTGATTTGCTGTTTTAATATAAGCAGGTCATTTTCCGAGCTGAACTTTTGTTCGCTGAGGTCCTTAATGCAATTCGGCTTTTGGTAGAGAAGAGATCTGGGAGACAACTTAACAGCAGCATTAATGTACCTGAAGCAAGACGTCAGATTTCTGATTTGGAAGGGATGTTGCAGAAGGAGAAACAAGAATTTGAGGTATGAGTCAACGGATTGGACTTGTGAGAGGGTTCAGTGATCATTAATTGACCATTGTTTAACCTACATGGTCATGTAGACATTATTAACTACTCTCTCCCTAGCACTACTTCTATGTGCTTGTAGGATATTGACCACTGGTAATTACACTTAAGTGCTCCACTTGTTTTTTCTTGAGTGACCAGTTAGCTCTCTGACAAATAGGTCTATTTCCCTATGTCAGTTTGATTGCGGGTTTATAACCTTGTCATGCTTGTGGTATACAAACTGTGGTGAAATTATCTTCTCTGTTGTCTGTGTTGCAATCTGTCTACCGATACTGTCTGATGCATTAGATTTTGTATTGGTTGTTTTCATTGTTAACGATTTGCATTGTTGAGCTTAACTTGTCTGTCCTGATCTAATAGGATATTTCTAATTCGGTACTGATATTAGCAGGAATCTCTCCAGAGAATTCTGATGGAGGAAGTTAAAAAGGGGCAGTCTGTTGATATTTTGGAGATCAATCGATTGAGAAGACAGCTCCTTTTTCAATCTTATGTTTGGGACCACCGTCTAGTATATGCAGCCAGTATGGATGACAAGAGTCATTGGTTTAGTGGAGATGTCACCTCTTTGGAACCTGAGAAACCGTTGGTTTGTGATGATAAGTCCACTGACCTGGATAATTGTGCTGATCCCAGCAACTGTCCTAATAGCTCTGAATCTGTTCCCGCAATTTTAAAGGCTGGTGAAAATGGGGATGAAGGAAGAAGTGTTGGCCAAAACAGTCACGTGGATGCTGTTCATCAAGAATCTGCAGTTGATTTTGATGCTGATTGTGCAATCGAAAAACCACCTGGTCTTCCTGTTGCAACAAAAAGTTTCTGCGGATCACATCCCGAAGAATCCATATTACAGCGGCGAAGAGCACTATCCGCTGGGCAGTTCCCAAACATGGAGAGTTTGTCAGATACTCTCGAGGCAGCTTGGACTGGTGAAACAACTTCCGGTGTTGTAGTGATAAAGGGTGATACCTGTAAATCTTCTGAACCACATCTGGTGAATACACTTACAACTGGAATGGCTGAAAAAGTGTATACTGAAGACCATGCGACTATGCTGTCTCAAACTCCCTCTCTTTTAGCCTCTAAAGGCTCCGAAAACATGGAAGACGCTGGGAGCTGGTTAGGTGTTTCTTTTATTAGCTTCTACAGGACGCTGAACAAAAACTTTTTACCAAGTGCTCAGAAACTGGATCCACTTGGGGGATATAATCCAGTATACATTTCATCATTTCGGGAGTCAGATGCCCAAAGTGGAGCAAGATTGCTCCTACCTGTTGGGGTTAATGATACTGTTATACCAGTGTATGATGATGAGCCCACGAGTATTATATCTTATGCTCTAGCGTCTCATGATTATCATGCTCAACTATCCGGTGAGCTCGAGAAATCTAAGGATGCTTCTTTGGACTCTAACTTTTCGTTCCACTCACTGGATTCCAGTAATCTGCACTCCCCTCAATCAGTTGATGAAATGTTTTTAGAATCCTACAGAAGTCTTGGATCCATGGATGAGAGTCTCTTGTCCTTGCCCATTTCTCGCAGCTCTTTTGATTTGGATCCACTCTCATACACAAAGACATTGCATGCCAGAGTTTCTTTTGGAGATGATGGATCTCTGGGGAAAGTGAAATACTCAGTGACTTGTTATTATGCAAAGCGCTTTGAAGCCTTGAGGCGGATATGTTGTCCTTCAGAGATGGATTTCATAAGATCTCTTAGCCGCTGTAAGAAGTGGGGGGCCCAAGGAGGCAAGAGCAACGTTTTCTTTGCTAAAACCTTGGATGATCGATTCATTATCAAGCAAGTGACAAAGACAGAGCTGGAGTCCTTTATGAAATTCGCTCCTGAATATTTCAAATATCTTTCTGAATCAATAATCACGGGGAGTCCAACTTGTTTGGCAAAAATTCTGGGGATCTATCAGGTATTTGTGATAAGTTGACTACTTCAGCTTCTCAAATTGCTGATTTAGAATTACAAAGCTCTCTGTGACTAGACTCGCAGCACACAGAGTGATCTGATTGCTGTGAATATGAGGCAGATATTAGTTATGCTCTGGGGAAACATGATTGATATGATGGATTCTTGATTAATGGGTTGTGATATTAGTATTTACCTTCTTATGGCATGATCTTCTAGGTGAATGAACCACAAAGCATGGGATGCATATTTCTTGCTGCAGTATTTGGAAGTAGTTACCGATATAATCAGTTCATTATTTCCTTTCTGTGTATTCTGGCTAGTCATAGGCTCATAGCACAAACATATTGTATAGTTATATTATTATCAGTTCGTATAgagtttttatttctaatgGTTTCTGTGAAGGTGTCATCAAAGCAGCTTAAAGGAGGTAAGGAATCTAAAATGGATGTGTTAGTTATGGAGAACCTTCTCTTTGGGAGGAAACTGGCAAGGCTTTATGATCTGAAAGGTTCTGCAAGGTCTCGTTACAATCCTGATTCCAGTGGAAGCAACAAAGTCTTGCTGGATCAGAACTTGATTGAATCAATGCCAACTTCACCTATTTTTGTTGGAAACAAAGCAAAAAGACTTTTGGAGCGAGCTGTATGGAATGATACTGCTTTTCTTGCTGTAAGTTTTTGTGCTTacatttaatgaatttaatgtCGACTACTTGCACCTATTGTGGTTGGATCATGTATTTCTCGTCTTTGATGGTCCATCAAAGCTTGGTAAGTTGAGATTGCTGTAGATTGAAGCATTTTCAACCCGTAAGATTTCTCATATCTATTCAGAACAAGTTAGTTTGTGTTTGGTACTAGGATTGCGTGTGGAAGAGGGAGGGAGAAAACACCTTTGTTAGTCATAAGGAGTTGAGCAATTGATGACGGTCCAGCAGAATCTAGGGTGTGTTTGAGACTCCACGGACCTTATCATTCCCTTCCCACAATTCCACAtccaaaactaaaataagtaaaattgatTAGATTATGATACGAATAGAGAGGAGATTTGGGTTCAATCCCTCCTACAAATTCTTCCTTTTTGCAAAAAGATTAAATTAGGGATGGTCACTTTAACCTTCACTTCTTCTCCAGTTAAGGATTCAGATGCTTGCCTTTCCCAAAGCCCTTCATCTTCGTCCTACCTAAACAACAGTTTTGGGTGCCAAGAATGGAAGGAAAGAGCTAGAATACTTAAATGTCCACTGTTCTTGTGTGCTTGCTAGTAGGAAAGGGGTggtcaaatattttttactagAAACAATATCCTCCATAGCAAATCAGTCTATCGGAAAGATGCGGATCCTGGATGGAAGTGTCAAGTATCCTTCCATTTCAAATACCGACATACAAGAAAATTTGTTCCTTTCCTATTTTACTTTGCTTTTCTCAAGAAGAGTAACTTTTTGACATCTAACTGAAGACCATTATGCTGTTGTATATGTGTTACATTTTCTCATAATCAGCATACAAGTGTATACTCACTTTCTAACAAATTCCTTCTGTGGTCAAGGTTAGTGAGGTTCTTGACTAACTGAGTAAATTATCCTTGCAGGCAGTTGATGTGATGGATTACTCACTGTTGGTTGGGGTTGATGAAGAGAAGAATGAGCTTGTTGTTGGGATTATTGACTTCATGAGACAGTATACGTGGGATAAGCACTTGGAGACTTGGGTCAAGGCCTCTGGGATCCTTGGTGGACCCAAAAATGCGTCGCCGACTATAATCTCACCTAAACAGTACAAAAAGAGGTTCCGAAAGGCCATGACGACCTATTTCCTGATGGTCCCTGATCAGTGGTCACCAACATCTGTTGTTCCCAGTAAATCGCTGACTAATTTATGCGACGAGAACATGCAAGGTGGATGATCTGCCGCGTGATTTTGTTAATGCTGTTTGTCAGTATATTGAGCACACAAGTGGGTTTATACATCTCTCGTATTTTCGATTCCCATTCTTTTGGAACGCAGTTCCAGTTGCGTTCTCACTTGATTTCTTGTCAGAAAACCGTGAGGCTTGTATTTCGTTGAAAGTCTCTGCTGCTTAGAATTCAGGTGTCCCTCCGTGGATATAATGTTGTACATTTCTTttgtttcattaatttatttttccttccttTTGTTGGGTAGAATTCAAGTACATATGAGTTCCAAAGGATCAATGCCAATTTTATAGAATGCATGATTTTGGAACaggtgttttattttttgtaattgtaATATTGTATCTTTGGATTTCGTCCCGTTGGGTTGATCTCCATCCATGTTCACAGAGCTAATGGAATTAAGTTTTCAGAGTGTGGACTTGTGGTCCAAATGGTTCAAGTAGTAATCTATCTATGTTATAGTACTTAAAGcttgtaaatttttaatttttgactgACCCAATCCAGTTGCAGTAACTTGTGGAAAACATTGGGAAAATTCACTACATATACTTAATAATTGATGGAGTAGTATTTTACATTTTGAGCATACACACTActgaaacaaataaatatggTGGCTTCTGTTTTATTGTGTTATTTGTGAGCAGTGATCCTAACTGAAGTCCTGAGCAGAATCAGTTACATGATGCCACCAGCATCTTTGTAGGAGCTCTATGATTTCTTCATCTCCTCTGCATATAgacataataatgataataagttACTTGTTCATCACACGATTATTAAATCATTGTTATGTTACCTTGAATTAGAACAAAATCTGGTGAGTTGTTGGCAGTAACGAGGGCCTTCATCATATCCTTCACAAGTGATCTCTCCATTCTCATCTCTATAACAAACTATCCCTGTTGACTCATCTTCAAATATCTATCAACAGATATCAGTAAACAATTGTAGTGCTACAATTCACCACACTTAACTACAATTtataagatgaagaagaaaaaaaccaCCTTAAGTTTTGAGGTTGAAGTTGATCTGATCTGAAGAGCAGTTGGTTTGATTGAAATATATTGATCACTTGCACATGAGTACACCAACACTACTCTTTGTGCATGCTTTTCCCTTTTGTTGGAACATGATTTCCAAATTAGAGGAGCAGCACCAAAAGAAGAGTGTCTCACAGCCATATTTAGTATGGGGAAAAATAATGGAAGAgaagataaaattataaatgaaatgaaatgctGTTTGTTCTATACAGTTGTatttaataagtaaataaatttaacCGAAATAATTAAAGTATTCGAATGATTTGATGTTaatcctttattttttgtttgtaagCTAAAGAGAAATGATATTAATATTATGGAAAACTAATATTGGGTGTTTGTCAATTGTCACGATGCATTATCTAATTATTATAGGTTTAAAGGGAGGAAGTGGGACCTATCAGCATTATCTTCAAACTAATGTATTGTGttggtatgtatatatatatatataagggcTTACAAAGTCATTTGGACggttgatttaaattttttatttacccaattgattgattgatttgttTGTTGGTGGGTCTCTCATCCCCTCAGTGTGATAACGTTTGTTTGTCTCAACTttcattaaaactaaaacaagaaattaaaaagattaGAGGGATTGTTCggtacaaaagaaaatgaattccgtttagaaaatatttttagaggttttttatgttaaaagatatttttttaaaagactttatgtataattaaataaatattacgaGGGATGAGTAAATATGAGGTTGTGTTGAAGAGTGAGGAGAACAAAAAAGACAATATTGAAATTGAGAAAGAAGtttatttataacttttttctaTAACTATAACATAAAGATCTTTGTTAACAACAATGGAGCAAAGTCAGAGTACTTGAAAAAACTGGGTCCGTGAGGAGACTTAGCGTTTTATCTGTTAGTGAGACTATAGTCTCGAATTCAAATTAATAGGATTGAatgaattttattgattaataaaagtaacaCTATAAGAGATTACAACTTTGTTGTCTTGAATGACTAATTTCGGTTGAGTATCTAActaatatgtttttttctttccgTTCATAGTTGTTATTTCAAAGTTGATACTCCCACACTTAATACTTATTTATCGAGTTAATAACTTTGATAATCGCTCAACTATCAattgttttgataaaaagttattcaattttcattttcaattcaaaaatcACTCTACTGTGATTTCTTTgcacagaaagtcactcaactttctttttcaaactcaaaagtcactcaactataaCTTCTTTGCATATAAAATAACTCAacctatttaattattttttcattaaaatttagtgacttgaaattttaagtattaacaaaaaatttaagaatcaaatatatatatatatatatatatatataatttgatgatccgctaaaaatataatattgaacattttattttaccaTTAATTCTCTAAATCATTCTCCCTTGTCCTTCCACATTCTTTTAGCGAATTCAtggtaaaataaaatgttcaatggaaaatgatttaggaaattaatgataaaataaaatgtttaatattatatttttatcggGTTGAATTAAATGGGCGGGtcattaaatgatttaaatgaatatatatatatatatatatatatatatatatatatatatatatatatatatatatatatatatttgattcttagaattttggttaataattagaatttcatgtcactaaattttaatgaaaaaataattaaataatttgagtgactttctgtgtaaagaaatcataattgagtgacttttgagttgaaaatgaaaattgagtGAGTCTCTATCAAAATAATTGATAGTTTAATGACCATCAAATTATTAATTccttatttatcatttattttctaACAAATAAAGGAAGTCAAATGAAAATTTCAGTATGAATTAACCCACtactataatttatttaatttattataagcATATTGTTAATCTTTTGTGGCTTCTCATACCATCAAAAGCCCATACAATCTTTTACGTTACCTCAAAAGTATTTTTAGTTGAAAGACGAAATGTGTTGGACCTATAAATATTTCAAGCTTAACAATCAGATTAGTAAAAGTAATATGTACTAGTAAGTAGTAACACTCCGTAACAATggaatttataaatgaaaaaaatcaaggTCCATGGAACCTTTTTTCTACTAAATAAagtgttttgatattttttataaacagACAACTTCATAgagattatgtaattgtatgtTATTTAATACAACAAATCAATCGGACAATaagaaattatatcaaaataattttatcttaacataattaatttcaaCATAAATTATCCTCAAAACTAAACAACCATAAGAGTGACAAATAAGCCTATGGAAGCAATAGTTGATCAACCTGTCCATTTATTACTCAATTtacttaaatttgttttaactcaatttatttaaaagttaagtTAATATATAATCCAAATTGATGGATATAAAACCTTATTCCGTCAAATAACATTCAAACTATTTAACATCCGCATATTTATTATCtcaattcatttcattttcacccattcaaatttgattcaattCATCCCCTCGACAAAACACATTAATATTTTGTTGGTACAAGTCGAAACGTAGAAATAGAAGAGCAAGCTCATGCTAAATAGGGAATAAAGTAGTAGGTAGTGACAAAAGCCCAAGGAAGGGCCCCGAcattcttttcaattttttggttTACTAAAACAGTACCTTAATAGTAGTAACAGTCTCTGACGTGGATTAATTATGTGAACATTAACGTCTGATAAGTTTTGCTTTGCACTACGCTAACAAAGCACTTTACTACTATTATCTTTAATTATTCAGTCTTAGGTGCATGAGCCCACCCTATACAACACAGTTTAGTTAACATTATCAATAACCTTAAAAGAAGTTTCTCATTTTCCTCACGTTATTACATATTGGAACTAGAAAATATCCTTGTAATCTGCAGTTGTTCTTGATGTTTTTTTAGTAGTATGACGGGTGTAAAGATTACTTAtgtagttcatatatatataaataaaaaagtttgacaacttcaaaattttggatGCAAGTTCTTagtattgatatgcaaaaaaaattatgatgaaaacTAATAATAGGTAATTTGGTAAAACTGATGCAGTTTACGTAGTGTACTCAGTATTcaagattattttattaaaataaaaattgctgTAAAAAacaatcatatacatatatagagtaaaacaaaaagttaataattaaattatttttgataaaataaaggtCATTATTTTTAACATGCTAACAATAAAAAGTGTGTTCCAGCAGTTGAGACATACGGACTAACTTgctacattattattatattattaataggtTGCTAGGAAATTGTTTacgtaaaaattaaataccGTATATATATcgtataaatatattataattgataGTTGATTAGTAGATAAATTGTTCATATATATTGTGTTTGGTTTGTGATTTAAAAATTCACATAActattacatataaaattaaaacagaTCAATTAATTCATATATAACTAATACAGCCATTATACAAACTTGTTTGGTTTGTGATTTAAAAATTCACATAActattacatataaaattaaaacagaTCAATTAATTCATATATAACTAATACAGCCATTATACAAGTTTGACGAACTTTTATCGTCTCCCAAGGCATCACACACCTCCATGAGTTTTTTATAAGTACaagttttttgtttgtttacttCCTTGTCCTCACTATCCAGTTCCTAACCAGCAAGGACTGTTATTTCATTTTCCCTTCAGCTCTTCAACACAAGGCCTGAAACTCATCATATTTGTATATGGTCTTTGTCCTTCAATGCATGTTCTTCTAATGCTTACCTAATATTCAACTGTTCCTGCTTCCTTTTGCATTGGCATATGTTTAACACACTTCTCTACTTCACCTAAACAAAACTTTTCTTTAACATGTaaaaataattccaaaaatCTTACTGTATTTATATATGGATCTTGCAAGGGCTAACTACTGTGAACCTCCATCTCAAGGGGTGAATGTTCAAGATtgttcttttatgtttcttgaATGATATTTATGTAAATGGGGTTTCTTTTTTAGCTAATGATTCTTGAGTTTGTTATTGACAGGAAGCAGCACTAGAAGGGAAAAATGGGAACCCATTCTTGGATAGTTTCCCTGACCCGCTTTGCAAACTTAATCTAAAGGAGACATCTGAGTTTGTGAAGTCGTTGCCAACAGCAAGCAATGGAGCAGCAGGGTTTTTAAGGAAAGAAGGAGTAAGTTCAGTGACAAGGAGGAATATGGATGCTCCATCAACACCGGGTCGACCCATTTTCAGCTTCAGTGTTGggaatttttcaagaaaaaatttccCTTCGAAGTGGGATGATGCAGAGAAGTGGCTTGTTAATGGAAGTTCTATTCAAGATTCCCCTGCTtctcatcataataataatggcTTAAAGCCAGCATTAGAATCCTCAAATTTGTTAAAGCAGTGCAATGGGTTCAAGCTTAAAGAAACTGAAAATGTCTTTGCAGAaaaaaacagagttacagatgAAAAGGTATCTAAAGTAGCTTCAGATTTTCAGGTGCTTTTACCTTTACACCATCACCATATTTCTGCTGGAGCTGCCAA encodes the following:
- the LOC101246905 gene encoding 1-phosphatidylinositol-3-phosphate 5-kinase FAB1B-like isoform X1 — encoded protein: MDRKSLDLLGLLKSWIPQRDSSADVSRDFWMPDESCRVCYECDSLFTLFNRRHHCRLCGRVFCAKCTSNSIPVPPREPRLLQEECEKVRVCHYCYKQWKQGFNHAIQVSNLDSNTFLSAASFISVKSSGTGDSSSSSITLVPQSPVLSSCKSAVMESSLVRQNNVATAKGSTDPADIGIRDPLTNQFSFCTTRSYDEDDEYGVYQLDSQGKHYSQTNGYFSYDDNGKDYGSNKVHPNGEATDEKSVSSLSSQNNFETQASEEVQQIVKQDIGDECEASSSLYAAQDANLEPVDFENSGILWLPPEPEDEEDERDGMLFDDDDDDGDAAGEWGYLHASSSFGSGEYRGRDRSNEEQKNVVKNVVDGHFRALVSQLMQVEKLVIGEEEDKESWLEIVTSLSWEAATLLKPDTSKGGGMDPGGYVKVKCIASGHRSDSAVVKGVVCKKNVAHRRMTSKVEKARIVILEGALEYQRVSNHLSSFATLLQQEMDHLKMAVARIDAHNPDVLLVEKSVSRYAQEYLLEKDISLVLNIKKPVLERIARCTGGQIVHSVDHLSSQKMGYCDMFHVQKFLEEHDTAGEIGKKLVKTLMYFEGCPKPLGCTILLRGANRDELKKVKRVVQYSIFAAYHLALETSFLADEGASLPELPLDSPITVALPDKPLTIDRSISTIPGFMIPADERTLGPLSGSEPQRSMSAPPTGLVKAVSNCAQKMGVLESPGLCATKDNFSSFCKPSLDHESEIGIMDMMKCSEVKASVANDVQDAHGNKFLSTSFGPSQEVDQDMLSQSVQNDCNTMDVNQGGEDAPDDLTSLKKEFSPSPSDNQSILVSLSSRCVWKGTVCDKSRLFRIKYYGNVDKPLGRFLRDQLFDQSYRCHSCEMPSEAHVQCYTHRQGTLTISVKKLLEVLLPGEKEGKIWMWRRCLKCPRDNKGFPPATRRVVMSDAAWGLSLGKFLELSFSNHAAASRVANCGHSLHRDCLRFYGFGKMVACFRYASIDVHSVYLPPSKLDFNYENQEWIEHEVNEVIFRAELLFAEVLNAIRLLVEKRSGRQLNSSINVPEARRQISDLEGMLQKEKQEFEQESLQRILMEEVKKGQSVDILEINRLRRQLLFQSYVWDHRLVYAASMDDKSHWFSGDVTSLEPEKPLVCDDKSTDLDNCADPSNCPNSSESVPAILKAGENGDEGRSVGQNSHVDAVHQESAVDFDADCAIEKPPGLPVATKSFCGSHPEESILQRRRALSAGQFPNMESLSDTLEAAWTGETTSGVVVIKGDTCKSSEPHLVNTLTTGMAEKVYTEDHATMLSQTPSLLASKGSENMEDAGSWLGVSFISFYRTLNKNFLPSAQKLDPLGGYNPVYISSFRESDAQSGARLLLPVGVNDTVIPVYDDEPTSIISYALASHDYHAQLSGELEKSKDASLDSNFSFHSLDSSNLHSPQSVDEMFLESYRSLGSMDESLLSLPISRSSFDLDPLSYTKTLHARVSFGDDGSLGKVKYSVTCYYAKRFEALRRICCPSEMDFIRSLSRCKKWGAQGGKSNVFFAKTLDDRFIIKQVTKTELESFMKFAPEYFKYLSESIITGSPTCLAKILGIYQVSSKQLKGGKESKMDVLVMENLLFGRKLARLYDLKGSARSRYNPDSSGSNKVLLDQNLIESMPTSPIFVGNKAKRLLERAVWNDTAFLAAVDVMDYSLLVGVDEEKNELVVGIIDFMRQYTWDKHLETWVKASGILGGPKNASPTIISPKQYKKRFRKAMTTYFLMVPDQWSPTSVVPSKSLTNLCDENMQGG